One stretch of Clavelina lepadiformis chromosome 6, kaClaLepa1.1, whole genome shotgun sequence DNA includes these proteins:
- the LOC143461675 gene encoding uncharacterized protein LOC143461675, which translates to MGNSESTCCEISKQEEDLSPSVDKGEHELVYSGDPRSPTAEICRTPISCLQENKEEPSLVSTVEVNNQACKDTTKTDHSESLLQTPKVVNDTVSNCIGSDILDPRSPSEGITRTPLRLPDKVNEERTLIDPRSPTVGIDRTPISAKEQPKSDNNTASAVSRDLHDPRSPTTELSRTPLKLSYKENLRRTVLLSNTLMSSPVAVVEKSKLFKVDLQDDVVDDSITHVTVGQTNDEVAQVQSPEDINFAAHLNLSSSSSSNISMSSVAVNCGSECPSINTTDFNEAEDCEIDLMDAVNLVENNEDSILAETAVIHNSVTCKDNVIACQDVNGTGHAFVVAAGSVSHQDASQKDAILLSTFSSETNENCQETAEEFLSTRPSITTDNSELPVQANINSEEDLVTEDRPGHLSNQKLSDTKNVNQLNLPLGECNPNAVQTLLTDNDKCKGIASPSDISQPDNSEIKLLKDENVLHRNNLKLKNSANKANQNEVPNTKLKKRSQIPSVIKGVPGHHKLLSAGSKTSLFLQIAADEQTNVLSAAIQGENQPLQKPKQKIHNNTQITKSFRSPLAVLGHSNSPEPKQGFGSGERRNLKENLRNTSKVPRYRGTLVTRSHSVSLALEENKCHRSLDVNSLSRHASLSGSGKEN; encoded by the exons ATGGGAAATTCTGAAAGTACCTGCTGTGAAATATCAAAACAAGAGGAGGATCTATCCCCCAGTGTGGACAAAGGCGAGCATGAATTAGTTTATTCAGGTGATCCTCGATCTCCTACAGCAGAAATATGTAGAACACCAATCAGCTGTCTTCAAGAGAATAAAGAAGAGCCCAGTCTTGTGTCTACAGTTGAAGTAAACAATCAAGCATGTAAAGACACTACAAAAACAGATCATTCTGAATCTTTACTACAAACCCCAAAGGTTGTCAATGACACAGTTTCTAATTGCATCGGTTCAGACATACTTGATCCTCGTTCCCCTTCTGAAGGAATTACTAGAACCCCATTACGATTGCCTGACAAAGTGAATGAAGAGAGAACTCTCATTGATCCAAGATCGCCAACAGTTGGGATTGACAGGACACCTATATCTGCCAAAGAGCAACCTAAATCTGACAATAACACAGCTAGTGCAGTAAGCCGTGATTTACATGACCCTCGATCTCCAACAACAGAGCTTTCAAGAACACCACTAAAATTATCATATAAAG AGAATCTGCGACGAACAGTTTTGTTGAGCAATACTTTGATGTCATCACCAGTTGCAGTAGTGGAAAAATCAAAGCTGTTCAAAGTGGACTTGCAGGATGATGTGGTAGATGACAGTATAACCCATGTCACTGTAGGACAAACTAATGATGAAGTGGCGCAGGTGCAGTCCCCAGAAGATATAAATTTTGCTGCTCACTTAAATCTTAGCTCTTCAAGCAGTTCAAATATATCTATGTCTAGTGTTGCTGTAAACTGTGGAAGCGAATGCCCTAGCATTAACACAACTGACTTCAATGAGGCTGAGGATTGTGAAATAGACTTAATGGATGCAGTTAATTTGGTTGAAAACAATGAAGATTCTATATTAGCAGAAACAGCCGTAATACACAACTCTGTGACTTGTAAAGATAATGTAATTGCTTGCCAAGATGTCAATGGCACTGGTCATGCATTTGTAGTAGCAGCTGGATCAGTATCGCATCAAGATGCTTCACAGAAAGatgctatacttttatcaaCATTTTCATCAGAAACCAATGAGAATTGTCAAGAAACTGCAGAAGAGTTTCTATCAACAAGACCTAGTATCACAACTGACAACTCTGAATTACCTGTACAAGCAAATATAAATAGTGAAGAAGATTTAGTAACAGAAGATAGACCTGGTCACTTATCTAATCAAAAGCTGTCAGATACTAAAAATGTCAATCAACTCAACCTGCCTCTAGGTGAATGCAATCCTAATGCTGTCCAAACATTGCTTACAGATAATGACAAATGCAAAGGTATTGCTTCTCCATCTGACATCAGTCAACCAGACAACAGTGAAATAAAACTCTTGAAAGACGAAAATGTGCTCCatagaaataatttaaaattaaagaattCTGCCAATAAAGCAAACCAAAATGAAgtgccaaatacaaaattaaagaaaaggTCTCAGATTCCATCAGTTATAAAAG GTGTTCCAGGACATCATAAGTTGTTAAGTGCTGGATCAAAGACTTcgctttttttacaaattgccGCAGATGAACAAACAAATGTACTTTCTGCAGCCATTCAAGGTGAAAATCAGCCCCTTCAAAAACCAAAGCAGAAAATCCATAATAATACTCAAATTACCAAGTCATTTCGATCACCTTTAGCTGTCCTGGGTCATAGTAATTCTCCAGAACCCAAGCAG GGTTTTGGTTCCGGGGAGAGGagaaatttaaaagaaaatctaCGAAATACAAGCAAAGTGCCACGCTACAGAGGCACATTGGTGACTAGGTCCCACTCTGTCAGCCTTGCTTTAGAAGAAAATAAATGTCACAGGTCTCTTGATGTCAACTCACTAAGCAGGCATGCTTCGCTGTCAGGAAGtggaaaagaaaattaa
- the LOC143461676 gene encoding D-glucuronyl C5-epimerase B-like — protein sequence MQSKMLWQTLRYLRSLFAFKKYAILAALILILLVLLLIQKDDSVVECDTNIRSLYDIPPEVQEQLKKQWLSEQNQLNPQKVLPDEPPNQDANPPPVAPLECLINDDYPVQCLKTTDKDEIVYMPFSFIEKYFEVYGAMKHYDGYDRFEFSHSYGKVINELPTPYTYHGMLMSFDTYNVEVRDRVKCVSGIEGVPLSSQWGKHGYFYGIQICQYGLSHYCKNLVQKLPQETVYEDADTIQPVWKQSNKQCITQYVDDPLIRNKVVKFTTPDSIPLGSGLTLHIGNTVERVLSFDIRFVGNGSISVMVDTNDKAKQYTIHYITNNLLLDFDHRSNIFYGIGATQSWRHIARDLVTDLRKGIGLSSTKKKKVKTSITKVTCLIVRGSGFIDNITVSTSQHMSQFQAASDWIVKNQDPESGGWKNDIERVLPGYDPIPPGWLSAMGQGQALSLLSRAYYVYKNESYLKTLALGLLPFTLPSNKGGVQAMFMGKYVWYEEYPTSPSSFVLNGFIYSLIGLYDFKSLLEDQFGMGSENLPADTVTQFERLGVNLPKVYSQASKLFQDGMTSLKAMLPLYDGGTRTFYDLRHFILKIQPKIARWDYHVTHLDQLALMSSISDDPIFQQVFQRWKGYTVGKPSQHN from the exons ATGCAAAGTAAGATGCTGTGGCAGACCTTACGCTATCTGAGAAGTCtgtttgcatttaaaaaatatgcaattctAGCTGCCTTAATTTTAATCCTTCTTGTACTTCTCTTGATACAAAAAGACGACAGTGTTGTTGAATGTGATACTAACATCAGATCGCTTTACGACATACCTCCTGAAGTACAGGAGCAATTGAAAAAGCAATGGTTAAGTGAGCAAAATCAACTTAATCCCCAGAAAGTTCTACCGGATGAACCTCCCAATCAGGATGCTAACCCACCACCAGTTGCTCCATTAGAATGTCTGATAAACGATGATTACCCTGTGCAGTGTCTCAAAACAACTGACAAAGATGAAATTGTGTACATGCCTTTTAGTTTTattgagaaatattttgagGTATATGGGGCAATGAAGCATTATGATGGTTATGATCGATTCGAATTTTCTCACAGTTATGGAAAG GTTATTAATGAATTGCCAACACCATATACATACCATGGTATGTTAATGAGCTTTGATACATATAATGTGGAAGTTCGTGACAGGGTAAAGTGTGTATCTGGAATTGAAG GCGTTCCACTCTCTTCGCAATGGGGTAAACATGGTTATTTTTATGGAATTCAAATCTGTCAATATGGCTTAAGTCATTACTGTAAAAATCTTGTGCAAAAGTTACCCCAAGAAACCGTTTATGAAGATGCTGACACCATACAG CCTGTTTGGAAgcaatctaataaacaatgCATCACTCAATATGTTGACGACCCATTAATTAGGAACAAGGTTGTCAAATTTACCACACCAG ATTCAATACCTTTGGGAAGCGGACTCACCCTGCATATTGGTAATACGGTTGAGCGTGTTCTGTCATTCGATATTAGATTTGTTGGAAATGGATCCATATCAGTGATGGTGGATACCAATGACAAAGCAAAGCAATACACCATACATTACATAACAAACAA TTTGTTGCTTGACTTCGATCACCGATCAAATATCTTTTATGGCATCGGTGCAACGCAATCATGGAGACATATTGCTCGTGATCTTGTTACTGATTTGAGAAAAGGAATTGGTTTGTCCAGTACGAAGAAAAAGAAGGTCAAAACATCTATTACAAAG GTAACTTGCCTTATTGTTCGCGGATCTGGGTTTATCGATAACATCACTGTTTCCACAAGTCAGCACATGTCACAATTTCAAGCTGCCAGCGATTGGATTGTAAAAAATCAGGATCCTGAATCTGGTGGATGGAAGAATGACATTGAGAGAGTGCTTCCAGGTTATGACCCTATTCCTCCCGGTTGGCTCTCAGCAATGGGACAGGGCCAGGCATTGTCTCTTTTGTCCAGAGCATACTATGTTTACAAAAATGAATCTTACCTAAAAACCCTTGCTCTGGGATTGCTACCATTCACACTTCCTTCTAACAAGGGTGGTGTGCAAGCTATGTTTATGGGAAAATATGTGTGGTATGAAGAGTATCCAACCTCTCCTTCctcttttgttttgaatggCTTTATTTATTCTCTCATTGGATTATACGACTTCAAATCTTTGTTGGAGGATCAGTTTGGAATGGGAAGTGAGAACCTTCCTGCAGACACAGTTACTCAATTTGAGAGGTTAGGTGTAAACCTTCCTAAAGTATACAGTCAAGCTTCTAAGCTTTTTCAAGATGGTATGACCTCTTTGAAAGCTATGCTTCCTCTTTACGATGGAGGAACAAGGACATTTTATGATCTtcgtcattttattttaaaaattcaaccAAAAATTGCACGATGGGATTACCATGTTACACATCTTGACCAGTTGGCCCTCATGTCATCAATTTCAGATGATCCCATATTTCAACAGGTTTTTCAGCGCTGGAAGGGTTATACAGTGGGAAAGCCATCACAACacaactga